In Chromatiales bacterium, one DNA window encodes the following:
- a CDS encoding LssY C-terminal domain-containing protein: MPDLKHALLVVAAGALLSGCATVYAPVPLESIGDSPRVQSQTQHDVTVSTTILTDDEARSQFGADLGAHGVQAMWLRVRNATWRNLWLIRNQIDPDLYSPDELALLLEPDVPAADFDRMRQSLRDQAMRLLLNPMTITEGFIYLPRIEGGRYLDIRLGADVYETAVDREAALSLPGGTWNDELAELRFGFAMPLPDGDFDFERMDTAHTYAGAVLPNLDGELLRAQLERLPCCVTNEDGTRDGDPLNLVFVGDSAAVLTALSRSGWSFTHRISLKTVQRLVGAALSGEAYPVAPVSSLYVFGRKQDFALQRARTDISRRNHMRLWLAPYLVEGRQVWIAQVSRDIGVKLTTESPTLTTHVIDPQVDLAREYVLHSLLAEGLVERFGFIRGARRASRDQPAQNLTSDPYFSDGLRLVVFIPNNPVPYAAIRSLLWDQADAPVKEGQSEAATGNVRDIR, from the coding sequence ATGCCGGATCTGAAACACGCACTACTGGTGGTGGCCGCAGGGGCGCTGCTCAGCGGGTGCGCAACGGTGTATGCGCCCGTGCCGCTGGAATCGATCGGCGATTCGCCGCGGGTCCAGTCGCAGACCCAGCACGACGTCACGGTTTCGACGACGATCCTGACCGACGACGAGGCCCGCAGCCAGTTCGGCGCGGATCTCGGCGCGCATGGCGTGCAGGCGATGTGGCTTCGGGTGCGCAATGCCACCTGGCGAAACCTCTGGCTGATCCGCAACCAGATCGATCCTGACCTGTATTCACCGGATGAACTCGCGCTCCTGCTGGAGCCGGACGTTCCGGCCGCGGATTTTGATCGCATGCGCCAGTCCCTGCGCGACCAAGCCATGCGTCTGCTGCTGAATCCGATGACGATTACCGAGGGATTCATCTACCTGCCGCGCATCGAGGGCGGGCGTTATCTGGACATACGACTGGGCGCGGATGTCTACGAGACGGCGGTGGATCGTGAGGCCGCGCTGAGTCTGCCGGGCGGCACATGGAACGACGAGCTCGCCGAGCTGCGATTTGGCTTCGCGATGCCCCTCCCGGACGGTGATTTCGACTTCGAACGCATGGACACCGCGCATACCTATGCGGGCGCGGTGCTGCCGAATCTGGATGGCGAACTGCTGCGTGCGCAACTCGAGCGCCTGCCGTGCTGCGTGACGAATGAAGACGGCACGCGCGACGGCGATCCGCTCAATCTTGTGTTCGTGGGTGATTCGGCGGCGGTGCTGACCGCGCTCTCGCGCAGCGGCTGGTCGTTCACCCACCGCATCTCCCTGAAAACCGTGCAAAGGTTGGTGGGTGCCGCTCTGTCGGGCGAAGCCTATCCAGTCGCGCCGGTCAGCAGCCTCTACGTGTTCGGCCGCAAGCAGGATTTCGCTTTACAGAGAGCGCGCACCGATATTTCGCGCCGCAATCACATGCGCCTGTGGCTTGCGCCGTATCTGGTTGAGGGTCGGCAGGTCTGGATCGCGCAGGTGAGCCGCGACATCGGCGTCAAGCTCACCACGGAATCGCCGACCCTGACCACACACGTCATCGACCCGCAGGTGGATCTTGCCCGAGAGTACGTGTTGCACAGCCTCCTCGCGGAGGGATTGGTCGAACGCTTCGGCTTTATTCGGGGTGCGCGACGTGCATCGCGTGATCAGCCGGCGCAGAACCTCACGAGTGATCCGTATTTCAGCGATGGACTGCGCCTGGTCGTGTTCATTCCGAATAACCCCGTGCCCTACGCTGCCATACGCAGCCTGCTCTGGGATCAGGCCGATGCGCCGGTGAAGGAGGGGCAGTCCGAGGCCGCGACCGGGAACGTTCGCGATATTCGGTAG
- a CDS encoding META domain-containing protein, which translates to MMRRNARTVVATALALTITAHAAELDGTSWQLVKITSMDDRVFDPDDPARYTLTLDADGTARMLADCNRGFGPWTSASAEQLQFGPVTSTRALCPQASLSEKYLAQFEWVRSYVLTDGHLFLATMADGAIIEFSPLGVPAPAATVLGEALDSAAAEEIQATILARLFDRYAMEQGLDAQPLEIDTLVADIQRDMTEKGMTAGADLTPDEPAEVDVMRRNMAQALIRQWKINRSLYGRYGGRIIYQQFGPEPIDAFRRFLMEREANGAFAINDPAVAARFWEYFTDDSKHEIVPAGSPDDADAFSVPPWRQLGSRPKNPGFHQRRRSSYAAGVNEFVVELLELGFVLRLFVRKKLEHPAQLV; encoded by the coding sequence ATGATGCGACGGAACGCGCGGACCGTCGTGGCAACGGCACTGGCGCTGACAATTACGGCGCATGCCGCCGAACTGGACGGCACGTCCTGGCAACTGGTGAAGATCACGTCCATGGACGACCGCGTGTTCGACCCGGACGACCCCGCGCGCTACACGCTGACACTGGATGCAGACGGTACCGCGCGCATGCTCGCCGACTGCAACCGCGGATTCGGCCCGTGGACGTCGGCGTCAGCCGAGCAGCTTCAGTTTGGCCCGGTCACATCGACCCGCGCCCTGTGTCCCCAGGCTTCCCTGTCAGAGAAGTACCTTGCGCAGTTCGAGTGGGTACGCAGCTACGTGCTGACCGACGGGCACCTGTTCCTCGCGACCATGGCCGATGGCGCGATCATTGAATTCTCACCACTCGGTGTGCCGGCGCCCGCTGCCACGGTGCTCGGCGAGGCGCTCGATTCGGCGGCTGCCGAAGAGATTCAGGCCACGATCCTCGCCCGGCTGTTCGATCGCTATGCCATGGAGCAGGGTCTCGACGCGCAGCCGCTGGAGATTGACACGCTGGTTGCTGACATCCAGCGCGACATGACCGAAAAGGGCATGACGGCGGGTGCCGACCTGACACCGGACGAACCCGCCGAGGTGGATGTGATGCGCCGGAACATGGCGCAGGCACTGATTCGCCAGTGGAAAATCAATCGTTCGCTGTACGGGCGCTACGGCGGTCGCATCATCTACCAGCAGTTCGGCCCGGAACCCATCGATGCCTTTCGGCGCTTTCTGATGGAGCGCGAAGCGAACGGTGCGTTCGCGATCAACGATCCGGCTGTGGCGGCGCGGTTCTGGGAATACTTCACGGATGATTCAAAACACGAGATCGTGCCGGCGGGCAGTCCGGATGATGCGGATGCATTTTCGGTTCCGCCATGGCGGCAGCTCGGTAGCCGCCCGAAAAACCCAGGCTTCCATCAGCGCCGTCGAAGTTCATACGCCGCCGGCGTGAATGAGTTCGTAGTAGAGCTTCTCGAGCTCGGCTTTGTGCTGCGTCTCTTCGTTCGCAAGAAACTCGAACACCCGGCGCAGCTCGTCTGA
- a CDS encoding ferritin family protein has product MTEGHQSGRARLEATTTLREALTVATEFERTARDFYRDLAPRVSKRIRWLVDELAAEEQTHFELFSELAGRVDAMAHMDEALARPASDARFSDCIQLPDLGDAPDDQAVLQYALGREHAAMEQYRALAEVSPSDELRRVFEFLANEETQHKAELEKLYYELIHAGGV; this is encoded by the coding sequence ATGACCGAGGGACACCAAAGCGGGCGCGCACGTCTTGAGGCCACGACGACGCTGCGCGAGGCGCTGACGGTCGCGACCGAATTCGAACGCACGGCGCGGGATTTCTATCGCGATCTGGCGCCGCGCGTCAGCAAGCGCATCCGCTGGCTGGTCGATGAACTGGCGGCCGAAGAACAGACGCACTTCGAGCTGTTTTCGGAACTCGCCGGGCGGGTCGATGCCATGGCGCACATGGACGAAGCACTGGCGCGTCCCGCCAGTGACGCGCGGTTCTCCGACTGCATCCAGCTGCCGGACCTCGGCGATGCCCCGGACGATCAGGCCGTGCTGCAGTACGCGCTGGGCCGCGAGCACGCGGCCATGGAACAGTACCGCGCGCTGGCCGAGGTAAGCCCGTCAGACGAGCTGCGCCGGGTGTTCGAGTTTCTTGCGAACGAAGAGACGCAGCACAAAGCCGAGCTCGAGAAGCTCTACTACGAACTCATTCACGCCGGCGGCGTATGA
- a CDS encoding FAD-dependent oxidoreductase, whose amino-acid sequence MKRIDPQARGSLLAPLTNLKFLGRRPVTEPLGPRPASERYRGFHVNDWEACIGCSTCQKVCDNAAISMVQIPALTDDPARGVRNLRPAIDYGRCCWCALCVDVCPTGSISLSREYVHVCRDDELGSYFILPDSKGIHGRVFERGWSKDGESDLIDHKRQPMNELAADERATGFDEIVAGFTHDQALIEASRCVQCGMCFDACPTHMHAPEYIRAIWRGDAEAAVAEIYKTNPFAHTCGRVCTHRCETACSVGHRGEPIAIRWLKRYAMDQVSPERVQAIAKQGRVTKASGRRVAIVGAGPAGLSTAFDLARKGHAVTVFEAQPLAGGMPRWGIPDYRLPQPMLDRDVAVVESLGVEIRCNMRVGTDITFDSLKADYDAVVLALGLQLGRSTRVPGSDLPGVARAIDLLRAIVAGESIEVPEQAIVIGGGNVAMDIARSLVRVQLQRYGRGAVTITALEDRAHLLADPEELREAVEEGIEYLPARGPQEIVAGDGRAVGLKTWAVRSIFDANGRFAPSYDSDDERIHPGTLIVEAIGQMSDWSLLGAELTEQLEWDRGRLRVDANLRTSEPWLWAAGDAVRGPDVVSAVANGHTVASAIHAAFETAELVT is encoded by the coding sequence ACCGCTCGGGCCGCGCCCGGCGAGCGAGCGCTACCGCGGTTTTCATGTCAACGACTGGGAGGCCTGCATCGGCTGCTCGACCTGCCAGAAGGTCTGTGACAACGCCGCGATCAGCATGGTGCAGATCCCCGCGCTGACAGACGACCCCGCGCGTGGCGTGCGCAACCTGCGCCCGGCCATCGACTACGGCCGCTGCTGCTGGTGCGCGCTGTGCGTGGATGTCTGTCCGACCGGCTCGATCTCGCTGTCGCGCGAGTATGTGCATGTCTGTCGCGACGACGAACTCGGCAGCTATTTCATCCTGCCCGATTCCAAAGGCATCCATGGCAGGGTGTTTGAGCGCGGCTGGTCGAAGGACGGCGAATCCGATCTGATCGATCACAAGCGCCAGCCCATGAATGAGCTGGCAGCCGATGAACGGGCAACTGGATTCGATGAAATCGTCGCCGGCTTCACGCATGACCAGGCGCTGATCGAGGCGTCGCGATGCGTGCAGTGCGGTATGTGTTTCGACGCCTGCCCGACGCACATGCACGCACCGGAATACATCCGCGCGATCTGGCGTGGTGACGCCGAAGCGGCCGTCGCCGAGATCTACAAGACCAATCCGTTCGCGCACACCTGCGGACGGGTATGCACGCATCGCTGCGAGACGGCGTGTTCGGTCGGACATCGCGGAGAGCCGATCGCGATCCGCTGGCTGAAGCGCTATGCCATGGATCAGGTCAGCCCCGAGCGCGTGCAGGCCATCGCGAAGCAGGGCCGTGTCACGAAGGCCAGCGGCCGCCGGGTGGCGATCGTTGGCGCCGGTCCCGCGGGTCTCAGCACTGCGTTCGACCTTGCGCGCAAGGGGCACGCCGTGACGGTCTTCGAGGCGCAGCCGCTGGCCGGCGGCATGCCGCGCTGGGGCATCCCGGATTACCGGCTGCCGCAGCCCATGCTCGATCGCGACGTCGCGGTCGTCGAATCGCTCGGCGTGGAGATTCGCTGCAACATGCGTGTCGGCACGGATATCACGTTCGATTCGCTCAAAGCCGACTACGATGCGGTCGTGCTCGCGCTGGGTCTGCAACTCGGACGTTCCACGCGCGTGCCCGGCAGCGATCTGCCCGGTGTCGCGCGCGCGATCGATCTGCTGCGTGCCATCGTCGCTGGCGAGTCCATCGAGGTGCCGGAGCAGGCGATCGTCATCGGCGGCGGCAATGTCGCGATGGACATCGCGCGCTCGCTGGTGCGCGTCCAGCTCCAGCGCTACGGTCGCGGTGCCGTCACCATCACGGCACTGGAAGATCGCGCGCATCTGTTGGCCGATCCCGAGGAGCTGCGCGAGGCGGTTGAGGAGGGCATTGAGTATCTTCCCGCGCGCGGACCGCAGGAGATCGTCGCTGGAGACGGCCGCGCCGTGGGGCTGAAGACGTGGGCCGTGCGTTCGATCTTCGATGCGAACGGGCGCTTCGCGCCGAGTTACGATTCCGACGACGAACGCATCCATCCGGGTACGTTGATTGTCGAGGCCATCGGCCAGATGAGCGACTGGTCGCTGCTCGGTGCGGAACTGACCGAACAACTGGAGTGGGATCGCGGGCGCCTGCGTGTGGACGCGAATCTGCGCACCTCGGAGCCATGGCTGTGGGCCGCCGGCGATGCGGTGCGCGGACCGGATGTCGTCAGTGCCGTCGCGAATGGTCACACGGTCGCGAGCGCGATCCACGCCGCCTTTGAGACCGCGGAGCTGGTGACATGA